The Methanothrix soehngenii GP6 genome has a window encoding:
- the argF gene encoding ornithine carbamoyltransferase, whose product MNLISIADLSGEDILRLIQSAEAFRARRGRHGQPLEGKSLAMIFEKPSTRTRVSLEVAAWELGGHPLYLSANELQLGRGETIADTARVLSRYVHGITARVHSHGTVLQLAEHASVPVINALSDWEHPLQILADLQTMSQNFQALDGLQIGWIGDGNNVCNSLILASAILRMEITVASPPGYGPKAEILEEARALGGSPRVVEEPEEAAGGADVLVTDTWVSMGDEAEEAERLRVFGRYQINSQLMDLAGDGAIALHCLPAHRGQEITDEVMDGPRSRVFDEAENRMHTSKAVMAWLMGEKQNEK is encoded by the coding sequence ATGAATCTGATCTCCATTGCCGACCTCTCTGGAGAGGATATACTGCGGCTGATCCAGAGCGCTGAGGCCTTCCGGGCCAGGCGCGGCCGGCATGGCCAGCCCCTGGAGGGAAAGAGCCTGGCCATGATCTTCGAGAAGCCCTCCACCAGGACCCGGGTCAGCCTGGAGGTGGCAGCCTGGGAGCTGGGCGGCCATCCCCTATACCTATCGGCCAACGAATTGCAGCTGGGCCGGGGGGAGACCATAGCCGATACGGCCCGGGTGCTGTCCAGATATGTGCATGGCATCACCGCCCGGGTCCACTCTCACGGCACTGTGCTCCAGCTGGCGGAGCACGCCAGCGTCCCGGTGATCAATGCCCTGTCCGACTGGGAGCATCCGCTCCAGATACTGGCCGACCTCCAGACCATGAGCCAGAACTTCCAGGCTCTGGATGGCCTGCAGATCGGCTGGATTGGGGATGGGAACAACGTCTGCAACTCCTTGATTCTGGCCTCGGCCATCCTGAGGATGGAGATCACTGTAGCCTCCCCACCCGGGTATGGGCCAAAGGCCGAGATATTGGAAGAGGCCCGGGCATTGGGCGGAAGCCCGCGGGTGGTCGAGGAGCCGGAGGAGGCGGCCGGAGGAGCGGACGTTTTGGTCACCGACACCTGGGTCTCCATGGGGGATGAGGCGGAGGAGGCAGAGCGGCTGAGGGTATTCGGCCGGTATCAGATCAATTCCCAGCTCATGGACCTGGCAGGTGATGGGGCCATTGCCCTGCACTGCCTGCCTGCCCACCGAGGTCAGGAGATCACCGATGAGGTGATGGACGGGCCCAGGTCCCGGGTATTCGATGAGGCGGAGAACCGGATGCACACCAGCAAAGCGGTGATGGCCTGGCTGATGGGAGAGAAGCAGAACGAGAAGTGA
- a CDS encoding nucleotidyltransferase domain-containing protein produces the protein MAGEVVTERLGKELQFLAEPSWEKRVLGVLLYGSWARGDAGPDSDIDLCLVAPEAEDRAGLWREFVSHLRSEKYDLRIFEILPLYIKMAVIEEGSVLWSRVILELYEYFYPFRREWDDQKHRHDLSPGEMRELIAAARRARAGGGP, from the coding sequence ATGGCTGGAGAGGTCGTTACCGAACGGCTAGGAAAAGAGCTGCAGTTTCTGGCAGAGCCCTCCTGGGAGAAGAGGGTTTTAGGAGTGCTGCTCTACGGCTCCTGGGCGCGGGGCGATGCCGGGCCGGATAGCGACATAGACCTCTGCCTGGTGGCCCCGGAGGCAGAGGATAGGGCAGGGCTGTGGAGGGAGTTCGTCTCCCATCTTCGTTCCGAGAAGTACGACCTGAGGATCTTCGAGATCCTGCCGCTTTATATCAAGATGGCAGTGATAGAAGAGGGTTCGGTTCTCTGGTCCCGGGTTATTCTGGAGCTTTATGAGTACTTTTATCCCTTCCGGCGGGAGTGGGATGATCAGAAGCACAGGCACGATCTCTCCCCTGGGGAGATGAGAGAGCTGATAGCGGCGGCCAGGAGGGCGCGGGCGGGAGGCGGGCCCTAA
- a CDS encoding tetratricopeptide repeat protein: protein MFSFAVGQENTANYWMERGDYFSSDFSEAAIRCYDKVIELDPKNATAWYNKGVILSSQFKQNESLAAFNIAINLSPEDSNAWNAKGLGLYVGARLNQIVDDLLIDLNTEYPIINNKDTQMKILKGSVGPKEIWNYTFDVPLKTRRIAAGLNADDNNSELALVFEDPSGLASEENADLGAEKLGVQIDSPESGQWTLNVYGYSVPVKASTAFTVKLISQSYSPERFSSSLEAVDKALEFDPISLDPMILKARVLIDCGEFEEAIKIIDNALKIDPSNHEAWQTKGYILMKQENYTEAIKNLNIANELDNNGYIISSISKNSINYSYYDAYAEQIDNKIVYI, encoded by the coding sequence ATGTTTTCATTTGCAGTAGGGCAAGAGAATACAGCTAATTATTGGATGGAGAGGGGCGATTATTTCAGCTCTGATTTTTCGGAAGCTGCTATCAGATGCTATGATAAAGTGATTGAACTCGACCCAAAGAATGCAACCGCTTGGTATAATAAAGGCGTAATACTTTCGAGTCAGTTTAAGCAGAATGAATCCCTAGCTGCATTCAATATTGCCATTAATTTATCTCCTGAAGATTCAAATGCCTGGAATGCCAAAGGATTAGGTCTTTATGTTGGTGCCAGACTTAATCAAATAGTAGATGATCTGCTGATTGATTTGAATACAGAATACCCGATCATCAACAATAAGGACACCCAAATGAAAATATTAAAAGGTTCCGTTGGACCTAAGGAAATCTGGAATTATACGTTCGATGTACCATTAAAAACTAGGAGAATTGCCGCGGGATTGAATGCTGATGACAATAACTCGGAGTTGGCGCTTGTTTTCGAGGACCCCAGTGGACTTGCATCTGAGGAAAATGCGGATTTAGGCGCAGAAAAATTAGGTGTCCAGATAGACTCGCCAGAAAGCGGACAGTGGACTCTTAATGTTTATGGATATAGTGTGCCGGTTAAGGCATCAACAGCGTTTACTGTTAAGTTGATCAGTCAATCATATTCACCTGAGAGATTTAGTAGTTCCTTGGAAGCAGTAGATAAAGCCTTAGAATTTGATCCTATATCGTTAGATCCAATGATTCTGAAAGCAAGGGTTCTAATTGATTGCGGCGAATTTGAAGAAGCAATAAAAATTATTGACAACGCTTTAAAGATAGATCCTTCGAATCATGAGGCATGGCAAACAAAAGGATATATATTAATGAAACAAGAAAACTATACGGAAGCCATTAAGAACCTAAATATCGCCAACGAATTGGATAACAACGGTTATATAATATCTTCAATTAGTAAGAATAGTATCAATTATTCGTATTATGATGCATATGCAGAACAGATAGACAACAAAATTGTTTACATCTAG
- a CDS encoding tyrosine-type recombinase/integrase codes for MGSNPPLFYSNRNKRYDRTQIYNIFRRCKERSGITKPGGVHVFFRHSSATLLLNRGCDLLTVKELLRHRTSKLQKSICTSQIAKSEPNMIGI; via the coding sequence ATGGGAAGCAACCCCCCCCTATTTTACAGCAACAGGAATAAGAGATATGATCGGACCCAAATTTACAATATCTTTCGAAGATGTAAAGAGCGGTCCGGGATAACCAAGCCTGGCGGGGTCCATGTCTTCTTCAGGCATAGCAGCGCCACACTATTACTAAATCGAGGGTGTGACCTGCTCACGGTTAAAGAACTTTTACGGCACAGGACATCAAAACTACAGAAAAGTATCTGCACCTCACAGATAGCGAAAAGCGAACCAAACATGATAGGTATCTGA
- a CDS encoding tyrosine-type recombinase/integrase, translated as MSKQINYEMPAVDQAANRFEHHIRSMGFRDSTINDYVNRLRRYLAFCDTISPDLADAERFRDSLIDRRLSRSSINNYSFVMKNYHQMIGAPIKLPFLKMGSKLPYYFDENDIRAIFNAITNIKYLCVLQIGFYASLRASEVANLDDSDIDLINKTIRIRGGKNDKDAILYLNDICIDTLRKYLKVRPKKIIDGKQPPPILQQQE; from the coding sequence ATGTCGAAGCAGATCAACTATGAAATGCCTGCGGTCGATCAGGCCGCGAACCGATTTGAGCACCATATCAGAAGCATGGGCTTCAGAGACTCCACCATTAACGACTACGTTAATAGATTGCGCCGTTATCTAGCGTTTTGTGATACTATCAGCCCTGATCTTGCAGATGCAGAGCGATTCAGAGATAGTCTGATTGACCGCCGATTGTCGCGAAGCTCCATTAATAACTACTCATTCGTGATGAAAAACTATCATCAGATGATCGGCGCGCCTATCAAACTCCCTTTCCTCAAAATGGGAAGCAAACTCCCATATTACTTCGATGAAAATGATATACGGGCCATATTTAATGCAATTACTAATATAAAATACTTATGTGTATTGCAGATAGGTTTTTATGCCTCTCTCCGGGCCTCAGAAGTAGCGAACCTAGATGATTCGGATATTGATCTGATCAATAAAACGATAAGAATTAGGGGCGGTAAGAATGATAAAGACGCAATCCTATACCTCAATGATATCTGCATTGACACATTGAGAAAATATTTGAAAGTCCGGCCCAAAAAGATCATTGATGGGAAGCAACCCCCCCCTATTTTACAGCAACAGGAATAA
- a CDS encoding transposase produces the protein MEDWARLWLEEQRKQGKKGLEIKKIGNHHYVYYSTTHWSKQLKKRIKSSDYIGKIDPIKGFTEGVKRSITSKNLRGIKEYGNAVLFDHLLPDLRACLQDAFPDEWKEIYAVAITRAMGYTPLKRIKSSWDKIYDIQEINPQLDAKNLSKILKLVGSDSRAQDSVFKALSMRDKELVYDLSTVLTRSSINFAEIGYNKGKVHVPQINIALFCSMTTGLPTMIRTLPGSVRDIKSLYNSILEARKEGGTVVLDRGFFSKGTIQFLLEKGMNFILPARRNSRLYNTGIDLSGHMFYQKRLIKCGKRKNENIFLYLFEDQQLKLEENTTLYRKLDEDKIDEIDLTNSQERAGKILIVSNLDSDPKEIFMQYKSRDRIEKLFDTYKNSLHSDILYLQDNESIFGHIFISFLSLYIYSKIEQTLKRADILDKHSPKDVLLELSKVYLVELDDCNLISEVPKKLEMLDKKMKLNLFPKARS, from the coding sequence ATGGAAGACTGGGCTAGGTTATGGCTTGAAGAGCAAAGAAAACAGGGGAAGAAAGGACTTGAAATAAAGAAAATAGGAAATCATCATTATGTATATTATTCAACGACACATTGGAGTAAACAGCTTAAGAAAAGGATTAAGTCTTCTGACTATATTGGGAAGATCGATCCCATTAAGGGATTTACTGAGGGAGTAAAGAGATCGATAACTAGCAAGAATCTCAGAGGAATAAAGGAATATGGAAATGCCGTATTATTTGATCATCTTCTTCCTGATTTACGAGCATGTCTTCAAGATGCTTTTCCAGATGAATGGAAGGAAATATACGCGGTAGCAATTACGCGAGCTATGGGATATACACCCCTGAAGAGAATAAAGAGTTCCTGGGATAAAATATATGATATACAGGAAATAAATCCTCAATTAGATGCCAAAAATCTTAGCAAAATCTTAAAATTGGTGGGATCAGATAGTCGAGCCCAAGATTCCGTGTTTAAAGCTTTATCTATGAGGGATAAAGAGCTTGTATACGATTTAAGCACAGTATTAACACGTTCTTCAATAAATTTTGCAGAGATAGGATACAATAAAGGGAAAGTTCACGTTCCTCAAATCAATATTGCATTATTTTGCTCAATGACAACAGGCCTTCCCACAATGATTAGGACTTTGCCGGGAAGCGTCCGTGACATAAAAAGTCTCTACAACAGTATTCTTGAAGCTAGAAAAGAGGGCGGAACTGTTGTATTAGATCGAGGATTTTTTTCGAAAGGCACCATACAATTCCTGTTAGAAAAAGGCATGAATTTCATACTTCCTGCTAGGAGAAATAGTCGCCTTTACAATACAGGTATTGATCTAAGTGGACACATGTTTTATCAAAAGAGATTAATCAAATGTGGAAAGCGCAAAAATGAAAACATCTTTTTGTATTTATTCGAAGATCAACAATTGAAACTTGAAGAAAATACTACACTATATCGAAAATTAGATGAGGATAAGATTGATGAGATTGACCTCACAAATTCACAAGAACGTGCTGGAAAAATCTTGATAGTGTCCAATCTTGATTCCGATCCCAAAGAAATATTTATGCAATATAAAAGCAGAGATCGGATTGAAAAACTATTTGATACATATAAAAATTCTCTGCATTCAGACATTCTCTATTTGCAGGATAATGAAAGCATATTTGGACATATTTTCATTTCATTCTTATCATTATATATCTATTCTAAAATCGAGCAAACATTGAAACGAGCAGATATTTTAGATAAGCATTCACCCAAAGACGTTTTGCTAGAGTTAAGCAAAGTATATTTGGTTGAATTAGACGACTGCAATTTGATTTCGGAGGTTCCAAAAAAGTTAGAGATGCTTGATAAGAAAATGAAACTGAATTTATTCCCTAAAGCGCGGAGTTAA
- a CDS encoding ISAzo13-like element ISMco6 family transposase: MDNDADYGPFLKALSGADPIQARRFAAAKALEIGWGGVSKVSAITGFSRTTINKGIQELESNEDLKPPERLRKPGGGRKRVADREPNLLNDLEKIMEESTAGDPMSLLKWTYKSTYAIAEELQSRGYKVSHDTVRRLLKESGYSLQANRKNLEGKSGPERDTQFRYVSSQAAKFIDAGDPVISVDAKKKELVGNYKNSGRTWRQKGQPELVNVYDFPSKAIGAAIPYGVYDPKRNEGVVNIGKSHNTAEFAVESIRQWWNLVGKYRYAGCKNLLICADGGGSNGSRNRGWKFFLQQLADEIGITITVSHFPPGTSKWNKIEHCMFSFISMNWRGKPLSSYETIIKLIGSTKTKKGLRIEARLDDRDYETGIKILDEDMARLKISVHELYPMWNYSIEPRLTTSK, encoded by the coding sequence ATGGACAACGATGCAGACTATGGACCATTCTTAAAAGCCTTATCCGGTGCAGATCCTATCCAGGCAAGGCGTTTTGCAGCTGCGAAGGCTCTTGAGATTGGATGGGGTGGTGTCTCAAAAGTCTCTGCCATAACCGGATTTTCGCGTACTACTATCAATAAGGGCATTCAAGAGCTTGAGAGCAACGAAGATCTGAAGCCACCCGAAAGGCTCCGCAAGCCGGGTGGTGGTCGAAAACGAGTTGCGGATAGAGAGCCAAACCTATTGAACGACCTAGAAAAAATAATGGAAGAGAGTACAGCAGGCGACCCAATGAGTCTTCTCAAATGGACATATAAATCAACCTATGCCATCGCCGAAGAACTGCAATCGAGAGGTTATAAAGTAAGTCATGATACAGTGAGACGGCTATTGAAGGAAAGCGGCTACTCGCTTCAAGCCAATCGAAAAAACCTAGAAGGTAAGTCAGGTCCAGAGAGAGATACTCAATTCCGCTATGTCAGTAGTCAAGCCGCCAAGTTCATTGATGCAGGTGATCCTGTAATTTCTGTAGATGCAAAGAAAAAGGAACTCGTCGGCAACTACAAGAATTCAGGCAGGACTTGGAGGCAAAAAGGACAACCAGAACTGGTTAATGTGTATGATTTCCCATCCAAAGCGATTGGAGCCGCTATACCTTATGGGGTTTATGATCCTAAAAGAAACGAAGGGGTCGTTAATATCGGAAAGAGCCACAATACCGCAGAATTTGCCGTTGAGAGCATCAGACAATGGTGGAATTTAGTTGGAAAATATCGCTATGCAGGATGCAAAAATTTGCTCATTTGCGCGGATGGTGGTGGGAGCAACGGAAGCCGAAACAGGGGATGGAAGTTCTTTTTGCAGCAATTGGCTGATGAAATTGGAATAACCATTACGGTTAGTCATTTTCCACCTGGGACGAGCAAGTGGAATAAGATCGAGCATTGCATGTTCTCATTTATAAGCATGAATTGGCGAGGAAAGCCTTTATCCAGCTATGAAACCATTATCAAGCTAATCGGATCAACTAAGACAAAGAAGGGGCTAAGGATAGAGGCTCGATTAGATGACCGAGATTATGAAACGGGAATAAAGATATTGGACGAGGATATGGCGCGATTGAAAATTAGTGTACATGAATTATATCCCATGTGGAACTATTCAATAGAACCACGTCTAACTACATCAAAATAG
- a CDS encoding IS1 family transposase (programmed frameshift) translates to MGKRGPKPRFLDIVCPNENCSLFGVAGKGNITVYGTYKRSSGKGRKFICHTCGTTFCDRTNTPLYDLRTNEEKIETAIKMITSGMSISKVAEVLEVKPITVSTWVSRAGDHCKKVDEIVLKNIETPKVEMDEAWTFVGKKPLPREDEYEDNGTWIWISMATESRLVLSHVVGERSQKSSDQLIKNTAKKLSSIPLFVTDGLKFYIKSLRKQYGKLKQFAPTGKRGRPRSPKLIVDELLKYAQVIKIRAEGKLKSVVKRIIFGEGINSKMISTSYIERLNLTCRQDNNRISRKTIGFSKKAEELDHQMTLYFACYNYCRKHRSLKYKDETGIARLNCPAKHAGLIDHVWCLHELLVYPYHKIQTYY, encoded by the exons TTGGGAAAAAGAGGGCCGAAACCACGATTCTTAGACATAGTATGCCCAAATGAGAATTGCTCCTTATTTGGAGTTGCTGGAAAAGGAAACATCACCGTCTATGGGACCTATAAAAGAAGTTCAGGTAAAGGCAGGAAGTTCATTTGTCATACCTGTGGAACTACGTTCTGCGATAGAACTAACACACCGCTTTATGATCTAAGGACAAACGAAGAAAAAATCGAAACCGCGATAAAAATGATCACAAGCGGAATGAGTATATCAAAAGTCGCGGAGGTCCTTGAGGTGAAACCAATAACTGTAAGCACTTGGGTATCTAGAGCGGGAGATCATTGTAAAAAAGTCGACGAAATTGTCTTAAAGAATATAGAGACGCCTAAAGTAGAGATGGATGAGGCATGGACTTTCGTGGGGAAAAAAC CGTTACCTAGGGAAGACGAATATGAAGACAACGGGACATGGATCTGGATAAGCATGGCAACGGAATCCAGGCTAGTGCTTTCTCATGTAGTGGGCGAACGATCTCAGAAATCATCAGATCAACTCATTAAAAACACTGCAAAAAAGCTGAGCTCAATTCCGCTATTTGTAACAGATGGATTAAAGTTTTATATAAAGTCTCTTCGAAAACAATATGGAAAGCTGAAGCAGTTTGCACCAACTGGTAAGCGAGGGCGTCCACGAAGCCCCAAATTAATAGTGGACGAGTTATTAAAGTATGCTCAAGTCATAAAGATAAGAGCTGAAGGCAAGCTGAAAAGTGTGGTTAAAAGGATCATCTTTGGAGAGGGCATAAACTCCAAAATGATATCTACAAGCTACATTGAGCGACTTAATCTGACGTGCAGACAAGATAACAACCGCATATCAAGGAAAACAATAGGATTTTCTAAGAAGGCTGAGGAATTGGATCATCAAATGACCCTGTACTTCGCATGCTACAACTACTGCCGAAAACATCGATCTCTAAAATATAAGGATGAGACGGGAATTGCGAGACTAAATTGCCCCGCGAAACATGCAGGTTTGATCGACCATGTCTGGTGTTTGCATGAGCTATTGGTATATCCATATCATAAAATTCAAACCTATTATTGA
- a CDS encoding CHAT domain-containing protein, with protein MNPIIINAHKLLIRLVETDIERDYISNDFIETKIDLTPYEINDAINYLEGQGAIEVLRACGTAPYDFLSVRIETPGRILYHHIKDKIYKKEGQHKIKVLILSANPLDTPKLRLDEEVREITSKIRASKFRDSIELVSEWAVRPDDILQALNEVRPEIVHFCGHGSSSGEIIVVDSTGSPKPISNEAIRSLFETMKDNIKIVLINACYSRTQAESIVNVIDCAIGMNTSIGDLAAITFAAAFYRAIGFGRSVQEAFYQGRTAMLLEGISEENTPELLVKSGIDPAQIRLIEGE; from the coding sequence ATGAATCCAATAATAATAAATGCACATAAATTGCTGATACGTTTGGTTGAGACAGATATTGAACGAGATTATATTAGTAATGATTTTATTGAAACCAAGATAGATTTAACTCCGTACGAAATTAATGATGCAATAAACTATTTAGAAGGACAAGGAGCAATAGAGGTTCTGAGAGCATGTGGAACAGCACCTTATGATTTCTTAAGTGTAAGGATAGAGACTCCTGGCAGAATACTGTATCATCATATAAAAGATAAAATTTATAAAAAAGAAGGCCAACATAAGATAAAAGTTCTAATTCTATCTGCTAATCCTCTTGATACACCTAAATTGAGACTGGACGAAGAGGTCCGCGAAATAACGTCTAAGATAAGAGCTTCAAAATTTCGAGACTCAATAGAGCTTGTCTCAGAATGGGCGGTTAGGCCAGATGACATTCTTCAGGCACTTAATGAGGTCCGGCCAGAAATCGTGCATTTTTGTGGTCATGGAAGTTCTTCTGGTGAGATTATTGTTGTTGATAGCACAGGTTCGCCGAAGCCTATAAGCAATGAAGCGATTAGATCTCTATTTGAAACTATGAAAGATAATATTAAAATAGTTCTCATTAATGCCTGTTATTCCAGGACTCAGGCAGAATCAATCGTAAATGTTATTGATTGTGCTATAGGAATGAATACTAGTATTGGAGATTTAGCTGCGATAACGTTTGCGGCTGCATTTTATAGAGCCATCGGCTTTGGACGATCAGTCCAAGAAGCATTCTATCAAGGAAGAACTGCAATGCTCCTTGAAGGCATATCTGAAGAGAATACTCCAGAACTGCTGGTCAAATCAGGAATAGACCCTGCTCAGATTCGACTTATAGAAGGCGAATAA
- a CDS encoding type II toxin-antitoxin system HicB family antitoxin: MFAEYIQAALRNAKYEPLEDGTYMATVAGLQGVIAVGDTIEECRDDLIGAIEGWVALGLRLGHPIPPIDGIDINVSVEPVPIVE, encoded by the coding sequence ATGTTCGCAGAGTACATCCAGGCAGCCTTGAGAAATGCCAAATATGAGCCTCTGGAGGACGGCACCTACATGGCAACAGTTGCGGGTCTCCAGGGTGTGATAGCGGTTGGAGATACAATTGAAGAATGTCGAGACGACCTGATTGGAGCCATCGAAGGCTGGGTGGCATTGGGATTGCGCCTGGGTCATCCGATCCCCCCGATCGATGGCATTGATATAAACGTTTCAGTGGAGCCCGTGCCAATTGTCGAATAG
- a CDS encoding trypsin-like peptidase domain-containing protein produces MGKVRAVLTLSLAICLGLTTVCLASEEVSSLVKQVMPGVVLIQTYDSNGNELGQGSGFIISKDGGIVTCYHVMRGYSTAIVTTSDEKKFQVRNVTALNKSDDLARISLSVDNHSFSNLNVNTTTPEVGQDIIAIGGPLGLAKTVSEGIVSAIRNNTIQITAPISPGSSGGPVFNMRGEVIGIASSQMKNGQNLNFAIPAYLISTMQQASAEKVKELLEPYSEVESFDADTPLWKTLGYQSEDAFLKVKGTRTLSGAYIYYCMDQLYFKNKYKETIQCCDYILDEDPSFHLAWNMKGLALYYLTRYEEALSCFNESIELDPSMGAYWQNKGAALKKLHRYAEAKEAFAKRGNNIWKEEEPVMVFPGNMKI; encoded by the coding sequence ATGGGAAAAGTCAGAGCAGTTCTTACCTTGAGCCTTGCTATATGCTTAGGTCTAACAACTGTATGCCTTGCTTCTGAAGAAGTTTCATCTCTTGTAAAACAAGTCATGCCAGGAGTGGTTCTAATTCAAACTTATGATTCAAATGGGAATGAATTGGGACAAGGAAGCGGTTTTATTATCAGCAAAGATGGAGGAATTGTCACTTGCTATCATGTGATGAGAGGCTATTCCACAGCCATAGTAACCACGTCTGACGAAAAAAAATTCCAAGTCAGGAATGTCACTGCCCTAAACAAAAGTGATGATCTTGCAAGGATCTCATTATCTGTTGATAACCACAGTTTTTCTAACTTGAATGTGAATACGACAACCCCAGAGGTAGGCCAAGATATAATAGCAATCGGTGGGCCACTTGGATTAGCGAAAACAGTATCAGAAGGCATAGTTTCGGCCATCAGGAATAATACAATACAGATAACCGCGCCTATTTCTCCGGGGTCAAGCGGCGGGCCTGTATTCAATATGAGAGGAGAGGTAATTGGAATAGCCTCCTCTCAAATGAAAAACGGGCAAAATTTGAACTTCGCTATTCCTGCATATCTAATATCAACCATGCAGCAAGCTTCGGCAGAAAAGGTAAAGGAATTGCTTGAACCATACTCTGAAGTTGAAAGTTTTGATGCTGATACACCTTTGTGGAAAACATTGGGATATCAGTCTGAGGATGCATTTTTGAAGGTGAAAGGTACACGCACCCTTTCTGGGGCATATATCTATTATTGCATGGATCAATTATATTTTAAAAATAAATATAAAGAGACTATTCAGTGCTGCGATTATATTCTTGATGAAGATCCTTCGTTTCACTTAGCTTGGAACATGAAAGGATTAGCGTTGTATTATCTGACACGATACGAAGAGGCATTAAGCTGTTTCAATGAATCAATAGAACTAGACCCGTCAATGGGTGCATACTGGCAAAATAAAGGTGCGGCTCTAAAAAAACTTCATCGATATGCTGAAGCAAAAGAAGCATTTGCAAAAAGAGGGAACAATATATGGAAAGAAGAAGAACCAGTGATGGTGTTTCCGGGCAACATGAAGATATAA
- a CDS encoding type II toxin-antitoxin system VapC family toxin: MPDKVVLDSSVIAAMFFREDASTRAIQAAAKSDLITLDLAIAEVGNVASKQVAFCGGDKDLTLAAFKKCQSFISEACELIRAEDLTMEAYIISLEAKTAFYDSLFLAAAEESQVPLLTLDRKLYERAKLTKNVQLI, encoded by the coding sequence ATGCCAGATAAGGTGGTCCTTGATTCAAGTGTAATCGCTGCTATGTTCTTTAGAGAAGATGCTTCAACGCGGGCAATACAAGCAGCTGCAAAATCCGACTTGATCACCCTGGATCTTGCTATTGCTGAGGTTGGGAATGTGGCCAGCAAGCAAGTCGCCTTCTGTGGTGGGGATAAAGACCTGACATTAGCGGCCTTTAAGAAATGCCAGAGTTTCATCTCAGAGGCGTGTGAACTCATCCGGGCTGAGGATCTGACCATGGAGGCATACATCATCTCTTTAGAGGCCAAGACTGCTTTCTACGACTCACTCTTTCTGGCTGCGGCTGAGGAAAGCCAAGTGCCACTCTTGACGCTGGATAGAAAGCTGTATGAAAGGGCAAAATTGACCAAGAATGTGCAGCTAATCTAG
- the vapB gene encoding type II toxin-antitoxin system VapB family antitoxin has protein sequence MSTNVYSIRIDDRVRRMMDEMNDVNWQVEIRQSVERIVREKKKQKLLAEAKELWEDQIPNKIGAAEMIREDRDAR, from the coding sequence ATGTCAACTAATGTTTACAGCATCCGGATAGATGATCGTGTTCGCCGGATGATGGATGAGATGAATGACGTCAACTGGCAGGTCGAGATCAGACAGTCAGTGGAGAGGATAGTCCGGGAGAAGAAGAAGCAGAAGCTATTGGCGGAGGCAAAAGAGCTATGGGAGGACCAAATTCCTAATAAAATTGGGGCGGCAGAGATGATCAGGGAGGATCGAGATGCCAGATAA